Proteins encoded by one window of Streptomyces sp. NBC_01477:
- a CDS encoding NCS1 family nucleobase:cation symporter-1, producing MAIVESAGDRVELPADAAPPAGHYANPDLLPVPVAHRTWTTYNFSALWVGMAHNIPSWTLASGLVALGMDWKQAVLTIAVANVVVLAPMLLTGHAGPKYGIPFPVLARASFGLRGANLPALVRAAVACAWFGIQTWIGGQGIFVLLDRVLPGDWAGARHLGGYPWPLWLCFVLFWALELAVIARGMDTLRRFENWAAPFVLVGAVVLLIWISVKAGGLGPLLDQPSQLGWGRHFWKVFFPALMGMIGFWSTLALNIPDFTRFGAGQRAQAWGQSLGLPTTMTAFALLSVLVTSGAQAVYGTGDATLWDPVALAAKSHSDIGIVYALLTVLIATISVNIAANVVSPAYDLSHLAPRFVNFRTGALITGVIGVLLFPWKLISTPEIYIYTWLGVVGGVLGTVAGVLIADYWIIRRTVLHLGELYDPAGRYWYTGGWNWRAVAAFAVGGLLAVGGSYSAPGAGPFPRHGLIPFLKPLADYGWAVGLASSLLLYVALMRTARPVEGAV from the coding sequence ATGGCCATAGTCGAGAGCGCGGGTGACCGCGTCGAACTCCCCGCCGACGCGGCCCCGCCCGCCGGCCACTACGCCAACCCCGACCTGCTGCCCGTCCCCGTGGCCCACCGCACCTGGACCACGTACAACTTCTCCGCCCTGTGGGTCGGGATGGCGCACAACATCCCGTCCTGGACGCTCGCCTCCGGGCTGGTCGCGCTCGGCATGGACTGGAAACAGGCCGTGCTGACCATCGCCGTCGCCAATGTCGTCGTGCTGGCCCCGATGCTGCTCACCGGGCACGCGGGACCCAAGTACGGCATACCCTTCCCGGTCCTGGCGCGCGCGTCGTTCGGCCTGCGCGGCGCCAACCTGCCCGCGCTGGTGCGGGCCGCGGTGGCCTGCGCCTGGTTCGGCATCCAGACCTGGATCGGCGGCCAGGGCATCTTCGTCCTGCTCGACCGGGTGCTGCCCGGCGACTGGGCCGGCGCCCGGCACCTCGGCGGCTACCCGTGGCCGCTGTGGCTGTGCTTCGTGCTCTTCTGGGCCCTGGAGCTGGCCGTCATCGCCCGCGGCATGGACACCCTGCGCCGCTTCGAGAACTGGGCCGCGCCCTTCGTGCTGGTCGGCGCGGTCGTGCTGCTGATCTGGATATCGGTCAAGGCAGGCGGCCTCGGCCCGCTGCTCGACCAGCCCTCGCAGCTCGGCTGGGGCCGGCACTTCTGGAAGGTCTTCTTCCCCGCCCTGATGGGCATGATCGGCTTCTGGTCGACGCTGGCGCTCAACATCCCCGACTTCACCCGCTTCGGCGCCGGCCAGCGCGCCCAGGCCTGGGGCCAGTCGCTCGGACTGCCCACCACGATGACCGCGTTCGCCCTGCTGTCGGTGCTGGTCACCTCGGGCGCCCAGGCCGTCTACGGCACCGGCGACGCCACCTTGTGGGACCCGGTGGCGCTGGCCGCCAAGAGCCACAGCGACATCGGGATCGTCTACGCCCTGCTGACCGTGCTCATCGCGACCATCTCGGTCAACATCGCGGCGAACGTCGTCTCCCCGGCCTACGACCTGTCCCACCTGGCGCCGAGGTTCGTCAACTTCCGCACCGGCGCGCTCATCACCGGTGTCATCGGGGTGCTGCTCTTCCCGTGGAAGCTCATCTCCACCCCGGAGATCTACATCTACACCTGGCTCGGTGTGGTGGGCGGTGTGCTGGGCACCGTCGCGGGCGTGCTGATCGCCGACTACTGGATCATCCGCCGCACCGTGCTGCACCTGGGCGAGCTGTACGACCCGGCCGGCCGCTACTGGTACACCGGCGGCTGGAACTGGCGGGCGGTCGCCGCCTTCGCCGTCGGCGGCCTGCTCGCGGTCGGCGGCTCCTACTCCGCCCCGGGCGCCGGGCCCTTCCCCCGGCACGGCCTGATCCCGTTCCTCAAACCGCTGGCCGACTACGGCTGGGCGGTGGGCCTGGCCTCCTCGCTGCTGCTGTACGTGGCGCTGATGCGCACCGCACGGCCGGTGGAAGGAGCGGTCTGA
- a CDS encoding TIGR03842 family LLM class F420-dependent oxidoreductase, producing MDFGLVLQTDPPASDVVELMRRAERNGFTHGWTFDSAVLWQEPFVIHSRILDHTERLTVGTMVTNPGTRTWEVTASTFATLNSMYGNRTVCGIGRGDSAMRVAGRPPNTLARLGEAITAIRDLAEGREAVIDGTALRLPWVEDGRLPVWMAAYGPKALAMAGERADGFILQLADVYLTEWMVKAVRAAAEAAGRDPASVTVCVAAPAYVTADDSPEALAHAREQCRWFGGMVGNHVADLVGRYGEHSGLVPDELTAYIKQRHGYDYAHHGRSGNPDTAFVPDEIVDRFCLIGPPPVHEAKLKALRDLGVDQFAIYDMHDAKESTIDAYGEHIIPALT from the coding sequence ATGGACTTCGGCCTCGTGCTGCAGACCGACCCGCCCGCGTCCGACGTCGTCGAGCTGATGCGGCGCGCCGAGCGCAACGGCTTCACCCACGGCTGGACGTTCGACTCCGCCGTGCTCTGGCAGGAGCCCTTCGTCATCCACAGCCGCATCCTGGACCACACCGAGCGGCTCACCGTCGGCACCATGGTCACCAACCCGGGCACCCGCACCTGGGAGGTGACCGCCTCCACCTTCGCGACCCTGAACTCGATGTACGGCAACCGCACGGTGTGCGGCATCGGCCGCGGCGACTCGGCGATGCGGGTCGCCGGGCGTCCGCCCAACACCCTGGCCAGGCTCGGCGAGGCCATCACCGCCATCCGCGACCTGGCCGAGGGCCGGGAGGCCGTGATCGACGGCACCGCGCTGCGGCTGCCGTGGGTCGAGGACGGCAGGCTGCCGGTGTGGATGGCCGCGTACGGCCCCAAGGCGCTCGCCATGGCGGGGGAGCGGGCCGACGGCTTCATCCTGCAACTCGCCGACGTCTACCTCACCGAGTGGATGGTCAAGGCGGTCCGCGCCGCGGCCGAGGCGGCCGGCCGCGACCCCGCGTCCGTCACCGTCTGCGTCGCCGCCCCCGCCTACGTCACCGCCGACGACTCGCCCGAGGCGCTGGCGCACGCCCGCGAGCAGTGCCGCTGGTTCGGCGGCATGGTCGGCAACCACGTCGCCGACCTGGTCGGCCGCTACGGAGAGCACTCGGGCCTCGTCCCCGACGAGCTGACCGCGTACATCAAGCAGCGGCACGGCTACGACTACGCCCACCACGGGCGCAGCGGCAACCCCGACACCGCCTTCGTGCCCGACGAGATCGTGGACCGCTTCTGCCTGATCGGGCCGCCGCCGGTCCACGAGGCCAAGCTCAAGGCCCTGCGCGACCTGGGCGTCGACCAGTTCGCGATCTACGACATGCACGACGCCAAGGAATCGACGATCGACGCGTACGGCGAGCACATCATCCCCGCTCTGACGTGA
- the hydA gene encoding dihydropyrimidinase gives MSTGTRTVIRGGLVVTAADEMHADVLIEGGRIAALAAHDSDAAAGWTADRVIDATGKYVIPGGVDAHTHMQMPFGGTTAADTFETGTRAAAWGGTTTIVDFAIQGVGASLRAGLDAWHAKADAQCAIDYGFHMIVADVNDKTLAEMDLLVEEGVTSFKMFMAYPGVFYSDDGQILRAMQRASDNGGLVMMHAENGIAIDVLVQQALAAGRTDPRYHGEVRHALLEAEATHRAIQLARVAGSPLYVVHVSAEQAVAELAAARDLGLPVFGETCPQYLFLSTDNLAEPDFEGAKYVCSTPLRPREHQAALWRGLRTDDLQVVSTDHCPFCFTGQKEMGRGDFSKIPNGLPGVENRMDLLHQAVVDGHLTRRRWIDIACAAPARMFGLYPRKGTIAPGADADVVVYDPHAEQTVSARTHHMNVDYSAYEGRRLTGRVETVLSRGVPVIERQAYVGRAGHGQYTPRGLCQYL, from the coding sequence ATGAGCACCGGCACCCGCACCGTCATCCGCGGCGGCCTGGTCGTCACCGCCGCCGACGAGATGCACGCCGACGTCCTGATCGAGGGCGGCAGGATCGCCGCGCTCGCCGCGCACGACAGCGACGCCGCGGCCGGCTGGACCGCCGACCGCGTCATCGACGCCACGGGGAAGTACGTCATCCCCGGCGGTGTCGACGCCCACACCCATATGCAGATGCCCTTCGGCGGCACCACCGCCGCCGACACCTTCGAGACCGGCACCAGGGCCGCGGCCTGGGGCGGCACCACCACCATCGTGGACTTCGCGATCCAGGGTGTCGGCGCCTCGCTGCGGGCCGGCCTCGACGCCTGGCACGCCAAGGCCGACGCCCAGTGCGCGATCGACTACGGCTTCCACATGATCGTCGCCGACGTCAACGACAAGACGCTCGCCGAGATGGACCTCCTGGTGGAGGAGGGCGTCACCAGTTTCAAGATGTTCATGGCCTACCCCGGGGTCTTCTACAGCGACGACGGCCAGATCCTGCGCGCCATGCAGCGCGCCTCGGACAACGGCGGCCTGGTGATGATGCACGCCGAGAACGGCATCGCCATCGACGTCCTGGTGCAGCAGGCGCTCGCCGCGGGCCGGACCGACCCGCGCTACCACGGCGAGGTGCGCCACGCGCTGCTGGAGGCCGAGGCCACCCACCGCGCCATCCAGCTCGCCCGGGTGGCCGGCTCGCCGCTCTACGTCGTGCACGTATCCGCCGAGCAGGCCGTCGCGGAGCTGGCCGCGGCCCGCGACCTGGGCCTGCCGGTCTTCGGCGAGACCTGTCCGCAGTATCTGTTCCTGTCCACCGACAATCTCGCCGAGCCGGACTTCGAGGGCGCCAAATACGTCTGCAGCACGCCGCTGCGCCCGCGCGAGCACCAGGCCGCGCTGTGGCGCGGGCTGCGCACCGACGACCTCCAGGTGGTCTCCACCGACCACTGCCCGTTCTGCTTCACCGGGCAGAAGGAGATGGGCCGCGGCGACTTCTCGAAGATCCCCAACGGCCTGCCGGGCGTGGAGAACAGGATGGACCTGCTCCACCAGGCCGTCGTGGACGGCCACCTCACCCGCCGCCGCTGGATCGACATCGCCTGCGCCGCCCCGGCCCGGATGTTCGGCCTCTACCCGCGCAAGGGCACCATCGCCCCGGGCGCCGACGCCGACGTGGTCGTCTACGACCCGCACGCCGAGCAGACCGTCTCCGCGCGGACCCACCACATGAACGTCGACTACTCCGCCTACGAGGGCCGCCGGCTCACCGGCCGGGTGGAGACCGTACTGTCCCGCGGCGTCCCGGTGATCGAGCGGCAGGCCTACGTCGGCCGGGCAGGACACGGCCAGTACACCCCGCGCGGCCTGTGTCAGTACCTCTGA
- a CDS encoding aspartate aminotransferase family protein has translation MATETANAHAALHARHRAVLPDWLATYYERPIELTHGEGRHVWDAEGNRYLDFFGGILTTMTAHALPEVAAAVAAQAGKLLHSSTLYLSSQAVELAERIARLSGIPDARVFFTTSGTEANDTALLLATAYRGSNQILALRNSYHGRSFSAIGITGNAAWSPTSLSPLQTLYVHGGVRSRGPYAHLSDAEFITACVADLEDVLGQAGGRIAALIAEPVQGVGGFTLPPDGLFAAFKQVLDRHGILWITDEVQTGWGRTGEHFWGWQAHGKAGPPDILTFAKGIGNGMSMGGVVARAEVMNCLTANSISTFGGSPVTTAAALANLGYLIDHDLPGNARRVGGLLKARLEAVGAGLGVVREVRGRGLMLGVELVVPGTDDPSSRAAGLVLEAAREHGLLIGKGGRAGNVLRIAPPLSLTVAEAEEGAAALEAALKAAQTALETPENSSTEGATV, from the coding sequence ATGGCCACCGAGACCGCGAACGCGCACGCGGCACTGCACGCCAGGCACCGCGCGGTGCTGCCCGACTGGCTCGCCACGTACTACGAGCGGCCGATCGAGCTGACGCACGGCGAGGGCCGGCACGTCTGGGACGCCGAGGGCAACCGCTACCTGGACTTCTTCGGCGGCATCCTCACCACGATGACCGCGCACGCCCTGCCGGAGGTCGCCGCCGCGGTCGCCGCGCAGGCCGGGAAGCTGCTGCACTCCTCGACGCTGTATCTGAGCAGCCAGGCCGTCGAACTGGCCGAGCGGATCGCCCGGCTGTCCGGCATCCCCGACGCCCGGGTGTTCTTCACCACCTCGGGCACCGAGGCCAACGACACGGCGCTGCTCCTGGCGACGGCCTACCGCGGCTCCAACCAGATCCTGGCGCTGCGCAACAGCTACCACGGCCGCTCGTTCAGCGCGATCGGCATCACCGGCAACGCGGCCTGGTCGCCCACCAGCCTGTCCCCGCTCCAGACGCTGTACGTGCACGGCGGGGTGCGCAGCCGCGGGCCGTACGCGCATCTGTCGGACGCCGAATTCATCACCGCGTGCGTGGCCGACCTGGAGGACGTGCTCGGCCAGGCCGGCGGCAGGATCGCCGCGCTGATCGCCGAACCCGTGCAGGGCGTCGGCGGCTTCACGCTGCCGCCCGACGGGCTGTTCGCCGCCTTCAAGCAGGTGCTCGACCGGCACGGCATCCTGTGGATCACCGACGAGGTGCAGACCGGCTGGGGGCGTACCGGCGAGCACTTCTGGGGCTGGCAGGCGCACGGCAAGGCCGGGCCGCCGGACATCCTCACCTTCGCCAAGGGCATCGGCAACGGCATGTCGATGGGCGGTGTGGTGGCCCGCGCCGAGGTGATGAACTGCCTGACCGCCAACTCGATCTCCACCTTCGGCGGCAGCCCGGTCACCACCGCGGCGGCGCTGGCCAACCTCGGCTATCTCATCGACCACGACCTGCCGGGCAACGCGCGCCGGGTCGGCGGCCTGCTCAAGGCCAGGCTGGAGGCCGTCGGGGCCGGCCTCGGAGTGGTCCGCGAGGTGCGCGGGCGCGGCCTGATGCTGGGTGTCGAACTGGTCGTACCCGGCACCGACGACCCCTCCTCGCGGGCCGCGGGGCTGGTCCTCGAAGCCGCCCGCGAGCACGGCCTGCTCATCGGCAAGGGCGGCAGGGCCGGCAATGTGCTGCGGATCGCGCCGCCGCTGTCGCTGACCGTCGCCGAGGCGGAGGAGGGCGCCGCCGCCCTCGAAGCGGCGCTGAAGGCGGCGCAGACCGCACTGGAGACCCCCGAGAACAGCAGCACGGAAGGCGCCACCGTATGA
- a CDS encoding nitrilase-related carbon-nitrogen hydrolase: MSNVVRAALVQATWTGDTETMIAKHEEHARAAAAQGAKVIGFQEVFNAPYFCQVQEAEHYRWAEAVPDGPTVRRMQDLARETGMVIVVPVFEAEQPGVYFNTAAVIDADGTFLGKYRKHHIPQVTGFWEKYYFKPGNLGWPVFDTAVGRIGVYICYDRHFPEGWRALGLAGAQLVYNPSATSRGLSAYLWQLEQPAAAVANEYFIAAINRVGREEYGDNDFYGTSYFVDPRGQFVDGTASDTKEELLVRDLDFGLIDEVRNQWAFYRDRRPDAYGDLTEA; the protein is encoded by the coding sequence ATGAGCAATGTCGTGCGTGCCGCGCTGGTCCAGGCGACCTGGACCGGTGACACCGAGACAATGATCGCCAAGCATGAGGAACACGCCAGGGCCGCCGCCGCGCAGGGTGCGAAGGTGATCGGCTTCCAGGAGGTCTTCAACGCCCCCTACTTCTGCCAGGTGCAGGAGGCCGAGCACTACCGCTGGGCGGAGGCCGTGCCCGACGGGCCGACCGTGCGGCGGATGCAGGACCTCGCCCGGGAGACGGGCATGGTCATCGTCGTCCCGGTCTTCGAGGCCGAGCAGCCAGGGGTCTACTTCAACACCGCCGCCGTCATCGACGCGGACGGCACTTTCCTCGGCAAGTACCGCAAGCACCACATCCCGCAGGTGACCGGCTTCTGGGAGAAATACTATTTCAAGCCGGGCAATCTCGGCTGGCCGGTATTCGACACCGCGGTCGGCAGGATCGGCGTCTACATCTGCTACGACCGGCACTTCCCCGAGGGCTGGCGCGCCCTCGGCCTGGCCGGCGCCCAGCTCGTGTACAACCCCAGCGCCACCAGCCGCGGCCTGTCGGCGTATCTGTGGCAGCTGGAGCAGCCGGCCGCCGCGGTGGCCAACGAATACTTCATCGCCGCGATCAACCGGGTCGGCCGCGAGGAGTACGGCGACAACGACTTCTACGGCACCAGCTACTTCGTCGACCCCCGCGGCCAGTTCGTGGACGGCACCGCCTCCGACACCAAGGAGGAACTGCTCGTCCGCGACCTGGACTTCGGCCTGATCGACGAGGTGCGCAACCAGTGGGCCTTCTACCGCGACCGCAGGCCCGACGCCTACGGCGACCTGACGGAGGCCTGA
- a CDS encoding bestrophin-like domain — protein sequence MSPYAVPLLATLGGAAFAFCLGRFLGRGRVTAEGDYGSQALSIIGAVLLSSFILLTGFQVAGSWSALSTARSGTYDEARALTDTYWAAGGLAAADRTTVRGLLRRYTADVRTAEFPELRHGRTSPATWQALDRVRGAVRGAVAVRPDQQAAKTAAQSALATVYETRTDRAAAAKAGIPRIIWLAMVVSGSFLVAFPAVLGLTATPRHLVALCFAAAAVAFAISLTAQLNHPFREPFGVGRTAFVFAETRFGQMDAPQR from the coding sequence ATGTCGCCTTACGCCGTCCCCCTGCTGGCCACCCTCGGCGGCGCCGCCTTCGCCTTCTGCCTCGGCCGATTCCTCGGCAGAGGCCGCGTCACGGCAGAAGGGGACTACGGCAGCCAGGCGCTGTCCATCATCGGCGCGGTGCTGCTCAGCTCCTTCATCCTGCTGACCGGCTTCCAGGTCGCCGGCAGCTGGTCGGCGCTCAGCACCGCGCGTTCCGGCACCTACGACGAGGCGCGCGCGCTGACCGACACCTACTGGGCCGCGGGCGGCCTGGCCGCCGCCGACCGCACCACCGTGCGCGGACTGCTGCGGCGGTACACCGCGGATGTCCGTACCGCCGAATTCCCCGAACTGCGCCACGGGCGGACCAGCCCCGCGACCTGGCAGGCGCTGGACCGGGTGCGCGGCGCCGTGCGCGGCGCGGTCGCCGTGCGGCCCGACCAGCAGGCGGCCAAGACCGCGGCCCAGTCCGCGCTGGCGACCGTGTACGAGACGCGCACCGACCGGGCCGCCGCGGCCAAGGCCGGGATACCCCGGATCATCTGGCTGGCGATGGTCGTCTCCGGGTCCTTCCTGGTCGCCTTCCCCGCGGTCCTCGGCCTCACCGCGACGCCGCGCCACCTCGTCGCCCTGTGCTTCGCCGCCGCCGCGGTCGCCTTCGCCATCAGCCTGACCGCCCAGCTCAACCACCCCTTCCGGGAGCCCTTCGGGGTCGGCAGGACGGCTTTCGTCTTCGCCGAGACGCGCTTCGGCCAGATGGACGCACCGCAGCGCTGA
- a CDS encoding DoxX family protein — protein sequence MAVLRKFARPLLASVFVSGGYAALRHPEASPSDVTPTALPFADRLRKLPQDPEQLARITGAVQVGAGALLALGRMPRVAAAALAVTLAPAALAVDPFWTITDPEERARQRGRFFADLSLLGALLLAAADTHGKPSLAYRTKSGARHATDAVADRVHRTGDGVHSAADSLTGGVRDLADGVRARLPVN from the coding sequence ATGGCCGTACTGAGGAAATTCGCCCGTCCCCTGCTCGCCTCGGTTTTCGTCAGCGGCGGTTACGCGGCGCTGCGCCACCCCGAGGCGTCGCCGTCCGACGTGACACCGACCGCGCTGCCGTTCGCCGACCGCCTCCGGAAGCTGCCGCAGGATCCCGAGCAGCTGGCCAGGATCACCGGCGCCGTCCAGGTGGGCGCCGGGGCCCTGCTGGCGCTCGGCCGGATGCCGCGGGTGGCCGCGGCTGCGCTGGCCGTCACCCTGGCGCCGGCCGCGCTCGCGGTCGACCCCTTCTGGACGATCACCGACCCCGAGGAACGCGCCCGGCAGCGCGGCCGGTTCTTCGCCGACCTGTCGCTGCTCGGCGCGCTGCTGCTCGCCGCCGCCGACACGCACGGCAAGCCGTCGCTCGCCTACCGCACCAAGAGCGGCGCCCGGCACGCGACGGACGCCGTCGCCGACCGGGTGCACAGGACCGGTGACGGCGTCCACTCCGCGGCGGACAGCCTGACCGGCGGCGTGCGGGACCTCGCCGACGGCGTACGCGCCCGCCTTCCGGTGAACTGA
- a CDS encoding PRC-barrel domain-containing protein: MIRIGDIREWRTHDVVDPEGHKIGTLEAVYVDTSTDEPAMATVQVGLPTRHRLVFVPLDDAQVGPGYVKVGYDRALVRESPSIGTDDVLPAEGEPALFKHYGLPYQPGANGERQLARR, encoded by the coding sequence ATGATCCGTATCGGGGACATCCGCGAGTGGCGGACGCATGACGTCGTCGACCCCGAGGGCCACAAGATCGGCACGCTGGAGGCCGTCTACGTGGACACCAGCACCGACGAGCCCGCGATGGCCACCGTCCAGGTAGGACTGCCCACCCGCCACCGGCTGGTGTTCGTCCCCCTGGACGACGCCCAGGTCGGGCCCGGCTATGTGAAGGTCGGCTACGACAGGGCGCTGGTCAGGGAATCACCGTCCATCGGCACCGACGACGTCCTGCCGGCCGAGGGCGAGCCGGCGCTCTTCAAGCACTACGGCCTTCCCTACCAGCCCGGCGCCAATGGCGAGCGCCAGCTCGCCCGCCGCTGA
- a CDS encoding MarR family winged helix-turn-helix transcriptional regulator translates to MPTADRARTADELTTLVAQLARRLRAVSAQAELTPSQQSVLGRLGREGPATTAALARGELVRPQSMRMTLAALQERGLVARTPHATDGRQVVFSLTAEGGELLGSGRAARRGWLARAIDTRLTPEEHRALAGALPLLRRLVESPQADGEVPHPYPTGEVPR, encoded by the coding sequence ATGCCGACAGCCGATCGCGCACGCACCGCGGACGAGCTGACCACGCTGGTCGCCCAGCTGGCCAGGCGGCTGCGGGCGGTCTCCGCGCAGGCGGAGCTGACCCCCTCGCAGCAGTCGGTGCTGGGACGGCTGGGGCGGGAGGGGCCGGCGACGACGGCCGCGCTCGCCCGCGGTGAGCTGGTCAGACCGCAGTCGATGCGGATGACGCTGGCCGCCCTCCAGGAGCGCGGGCTCGTCGCCCGCACCCCGCACGCCACCGACGGCCGGCAGGTGGTGTTCTCGCTGACGGCCGAGGGCGGGGAGCTGCTCGGCTCCGGCCGGGCGGCCCGCCGCGGCTGGCTGGCGCGGGCGATCGACACCCGGCTCACCCCGGAGGAGCACCGCGCCCTGGCCGGCGCCCTCCCGCTGCTCCGCCGCCTGGTGGAGTCCCCGCAAGCCGACGGCGAAGTTCCGCACCCCTACCCCACAGGAGAGGTCCCCCGATGA
- a CDS encoding isochorismatase family protein, whose translation MSVTTLDSRTALVVIDLQRGIVALPTAHPADEVVARSARLAAAFRKAGLPVVLVNVTGGAPGRTDGGPAAARAFPEGWTELVDELDRQPSDITVSKQQWGAFYGTGLDLELRRRGVTQIVLCGISTSIGVESTARDAYEHGYNVTVATDAVTDMDAAAHDRAVTTIFPRLGETGAAADILALLPA comes from the coding sequence ATGAGTGTCACCACCCTCGACTCCCGTACCGCCCTGGTCGTCATCGACCTCCAGCGCGGCATCGTCGCCCTGCCGACCGCCCACCCGGCGGACGAGGTCGTCGCCCGCAGCGCGCGGCTGGCCGCCGCCTTCCGCAAGGCGGGCCTGCCGGTGGTGCTGGTGAACGTCACCGGTGGAGCGCCCGGCCGTACCGACGGCGGCCCCGCCGCCGCCCGGGCCTTCCCCGAGGGCTGGACCGAGCTGGTCGACGAGCTGGACCGGCAGCCGTCCGACATCACCGTCTCGAAGCAGCAGTGGGGCGCCTTCTACGGCACCGGCCTCGATCTGGAGCTGCGCCGCCGCGGTGTCACCCAGATCGTGCTGTGCGGGATCTCCACCAGCATCGGTGTGGAGTCCACGGCCCGCGACGCGTACGAGCACGGCTACAACGTCACGGTGGCCACCGACGCGGTGACCGACATGGACGCCGCCGCGCACGACCGCGCCGTCACGACGATCTTCCCGCGGCTGGGCGAGACCGGCGCCGCCGCGGACATCCTGGCGCTGCTCCCGGCCTGA
- a CDS encoding ZIP family metal transporter — protein sequence MPVLIAACAFAMTLVGGVVAQRVGDRRHLVLGLAAGLMLGVVGFDLLPEALETQPRVVFGVPAALLMFVAGFLALHIIERSVAIHRAHEGEYAPHAHGHGHAHDPVKGIGVTAAAALVGHSVMDGFAIGAAFQAGSTVGIVVAIAVVAHDFADGFNTYTITRLYGNGRRRAQLLLAADAIAPVVGASVTLAFTIPSGALGLYLGFFAGFLLYLATSDILPEAHSPHPSSSTLLCTVAGTGIMWLVIGLAD from the coding sequence ATGCCGGTCCTGATAGCCGCGTGCGCCTTCGCGATGACCCTCGTCGGCGGAGTCGTCGCCCAACGCGTCGGGGACCGCCGCCACCTCGTCCTCGGACTCGCCGCCGGGCTGATGCTCGGCGTCGTCGGATTCGACCTGCTGCCCGAGGCGCTGGAGACCCAGCCCCGGGTGGTCTTCGGGGTGCCCGCGGCGCTGCTGATGTTCGTCGCCGGCTTCCTCGCGCTGCACATCATCGAGCGCTCGGTCGCCATCCACCGCGCCCACGAGGGCGAGTACGCCCCGCACGCGCACGGCCACGGGCACGCGCACGACCCCGTCAAGGGCATCGGCGTCACCGCGGCGGCGGCTCTGGTCGGCCACAGCGTCATGGACGGCTTCGCGATCGGCGCCGCCTTCCAGGCCGGCAGCACCGTCGGCATCGTGGTCGCCATCGCGGTCGTCGCGCACGACTTCGCGGACGGCTTCAACACGTACACGATCACCCGGCTGTACGGCAACGGCCGCCGCCGGGCGCAGCTGCTGCTCGCCGCCGACGCGATCGCCCCGGTGGTCGGCGCGTCCGTGACGCTGGCCTTCACCATCCCGTCCGGCGCGCTCGGCCTCTACCTGGGCTTCTTCGCCGGCTTCCTGCTCTACCTTGCGACCTCCGACATCCTCCCCGAGGCGCACAGCCCGCACCCGTCCAGTTCCACGCTGCTGTGCACGGTCGCGGGCACCGGCATCATGTGGCTGGTGATCGGTCTCGCTGACTGA
- a CDS encoding SGNH/GDSL hydrolase family protein: MAARFGTGSSRSAVTGAAVPERPAPVRRRAVGLGAAALGGALALTAAAVTPAAAHPGPQHRPQHGKPAVHYVALGDSYTSGPAIPAQVDANCARSDRNYPSLVAAAGRYASVADVSCSGATTAEMWQAQGTNGPQLDAVTGDATLVTVQIGGNDVGFGSIIATCAGLSVTAPTGSPCKQHYQASGIDQLTVNVVKTAPKIAQVLRAVHRQAPRARVVVVGYPDLLPDDGVGCFPAVPFAAGDFPYLRDTEKKLNAMLRIEALLGGAEYVDTYRPTIGHDMCKAPADRWIEPLVPASPAAPAHPNAKGEAIMAQAVTARIGDSGSRR, from the coding sequence ATGGCCGCCAGGTTTGGCACGGGCAGCAGCAGGAGCGCGGTCACAGGGGCGGCGGTGCCCGAGCGGCCCGCGCCGGTGCGCCGCCGGGCAGTGGGCCTGGGCGCCGCGGCCCTCGGCGGGGCCCTCGCGCTGACCGCCGCGGCCGTCACCCCCGCCGCCGCCCACCCCGGCCCGCAGCACCGTCCCCAGCACGGCAAGCCGGCCGTCCACTACGTGGCGCTCGGCGACTCCTACACCTCGGGACCCGCCATACCCGCGCAGGTCGACGCGAACTGCGCCAGGTCGGACCGCAACTACCCCTCGCTGGTCGCCGCCGCCGGGCGCTACGCGAGCGTCGCCGACGTCAGCTGCAGCGGCGCCACCACCGCCGAGATGTGGCAGGCGCAGGGCACCAACGGCCCGCAACTGGACGCCGTCACCGGGGACGCCACCCTGGTCACCGTGCAGATCGGCGGCAATGACGTCGGCTTCGGCTCGATCATCGCCACCTGCGCGGGTCTGAGCGTCACCGCCCCCACCGGCAGTCCCTGCAAGCAGCACTACCAGGCGAGCGGCATCGACCAGCTCACCGTCAACGTCGTGAAGACGGCCCCGAAGATCGCCCAGGTGCTGCGGGCCGTCCACCGCCAGGCCCCGCGTGCCCGGGTCGTCGTGGTCGGCTACCCCGACCTGCTGCCCGACGACGGTGTCGGCTGCTTCCCCGCCGTGCCCTTCGCGGCCGGCGACTTCCCGTATCTGCGGGACACCGAGAAGAAGCTCAACGCCATGCTGCGGATCGAGGCGCTGCTCGGCGGCGCCGAGTACGTCGACACCTACCGGCCGACCATCGGCCACGACATGTGCAAGGCGCCCGCCGACCGCTGGATCGAGCCGCTGGTGCCCGCCTCGCCCGCCGCACCCGCGCACCCCAACGCCAAGGGCGAGGCGATCATGGCGCAGGCCGTCACCGCCCGGATCGGTGACTCGGGCAGCCGCCGCTGA